From the genome of Alphaproteobacteria bacterium, one region includes:
- a CDS encoding TRAP transporter small permease subunit encodes MRGLLTISNGIDAGLGAIARVFGWCFLILMTVIVFDIVTRKIGFQLNIFGLDLGSTRLQELEWHLHAFLYLTWIAFCYVRNAHVRIDVFTSGLSPRRHAWLELLGCAIFAAPYLFVALPHSWAFFLQSFGQNESSAAPNGLPWRWIVKFFLFFGFASVFVAVVSVALRRIVFLFGPPRLAAEAMPAAAGQAH; translated from the coding sequence GTGAGGGGTTTGCTGACCATCAGCAATGGCATCGATGCGGGTCTGGGCGCCATCGCGCGCGTCTTCGGCTGGTGTTTCCTGATCTTGATGACGGTCATTGTGTTCGACATCGTCACCCGCAAGATCGGCTTTCAGCTCAATATCTTCGGTCTCGATCTAGGCTCGACGCGACTGCAGGAGCTGGAATGGCACCTGCACGCCTTCCTGTACCTGACCTGGATCGCCTTCTGCTACGTGCGCAACGCGCACGTGCGCATCGATGTGTTCACCTCAGGGCTTTCGCCGCGCAGGCACGCCTGGCTCGAGCTGTTGGGCTGCGCCATTTTCGCGGCGCCCTATCTGTTCGTGGCGCTGCCGCACTCCTGGGCCTTCTTCCTGCAGTCCTTCGGCCAGAACGAGTCCTCGGCGGCGCCCAACGGGCTGCCGTGGCGCTGGATCGTCAAGTTCTTCCTGTTCTTCGGCTTCGCCTCGGTCTTCGTGGCCGTGGTTTCGGTCGCGCTGCGCCGCATCGTCTTTCTCTTCGGGCCACCCCGGCTGGCGGCGGAAGCCATGCCTGCCGCCGCCGGTCAAGCGCACTGA
- a CDS encoding TRAP transporter large permease subunit — translation MIDFIGSHLAIIMFFVLVFIMFTGYPVAFVLGAIGIIFGVLGILFDVFQPVQFANLLPRIYGQGVENQVLVAVPMFIFMGTVLEKSGVAEELLHCLQVLLRRVPGGLAISVVLLGTIMAATTGIVGASVVMLTLIALPVMLERGYGRSLSCGTIAASGTLGILIPPSIMLVIMGDLMQISVGLLFASAVLPGLTLSIGYLIYIMIYSFLNPKSAPPLGAEIGPQNKAELLRMVAFSFAPPAFLILLVLGSIFGGWATPTEAGGVGCVGALLLAARARKLNFKSLNEIIMAAGLTNGLVFFILFGATLFAYVFRALGGDDVVVEGLKAIGIETAWQYLIFVMALVFVMGFFFDFLEICLIVLPVFSPILAGADFAGHVDGPKMILLWFAILMAVNLQSGFLTPPFGFALFYMKGVVPPSVKMGDIYRGIIPFVIMQMIAVAVCMIWPDLVFWLPRSWGMLD, via the coding sequence ATGATCGACTTCATCGGGTCCCATCTAGCGATCATCATGTTCTTCGTGCTCGTGTTCATCATGTTCACGGGCTATCCGGTCGCCTTCGTGCTCGGCGCCATCGGCATCATCTTCGGAGTCCTCGGCATCCTGTTCGACGTCTTCCAGCCGGTGCAGTTCGCCAATCTGTTGCCGCGCATCTACGGCCAGGGCGTCGAGAACCAGGTGCTGGTCGCGGTGCCGATGTTCATCTTCATGGGGACTGTGCTCGAGAAAAGCGGCGTCGCCGAGGAGTTGCTGCATTGCCTGCAGGTCCTGCTGCGGCGCGTCCCGGGCGGCCTCGCGATATCGGTGGTGCTGCTGGGCACGATCATGGCCGCCACGACCGGCATCGTCGGCGCCTCCGTGGTGATGCTGACCCTGATCGCGTTGCCGGTCATGCTCGAACGCGGCTACGGGAGGTCACTGTCCTGCGGCACCATCGCCGCCTCGGGCACGCTCGGCATCCTGATTCCGCCGTCGATCATGCTGGTGATCATGGGCGACCTGATGCAGATCTCGGTCGGCCTGCTGTTCGCCTCGGCCGTCCTGCCCGGGCTCACCCTGTCGATCGGCTATCTCATCTACATCATGATCTATTCGTTCCTGAACCCCAAATCGGCGCCGCCGCTCGGGGCTGAGATCGGGCCGCAGAACAAGGCCGAGCTGCTCCGCATGGTCGCGTTCTCCTTCGCGCCGCCGGCGTTCCTCATCCTCCTCGTGCTGGGATCGATCTTCGGCGGTTGGGCGACCCCCACCGAGGCCGGCGGCGTTGGCTGTGTCGGCGCGTTGTTGCTGGCGGCGCGGGCGAGGAAACTGAACTTCAAGTCGCTCAACGAGATCATCATGGCGGCGGGCCTGACCAACGGCCTGGTGTTCTTCATCCTGTTCGGCGCCACCCTGTTCGCCTATGTCTTCCGGGCGCTCGGCGGCGACGACGTGGTCGTCGAAGGGCTCAAGGCGATCGGCATCGAGACCGCGTGGCAATACCTGATCTTTGTCATGGCGCTCGTGTTCGTCATGGGCTTCTTCTTCGATTTCCTCGAGATCTGCCTGATCGTGCTGCCGGTGTTCTCGCCGATCCTGGCCGGCGCGGATTTCGCCGGTCATGTCGACGGGCCGAAGATGATCCTGCTGTGGTTCGCGATCCTGATGGCGGTCAACCTGCAGTCGGGCTTTCTCACGCCGCCCTTCGGTTTCGCGCTGTTCTACATGAAGGGCGTGGTGCCGCCGTCCGTGAAAATGGGCGACATCTATCGCGGCATCATCCCGTTCGTGATCATGCAGATGATCGCCGTCGCGGTCTGCATGATCTGGCCCGATCTGGTGTTTTGGCTGCCGCGCAGCTGGGGCATGCTGGACTGA
- a CDS encoding M20 family metallo-hydrolase has protein sequence MTARPAIDAPHLQVRLATLARIGAIDGGGCARLALSDEDREGRDLVVSWMRAQGLAVHVDAIGNVFGMRAGRQDTAPVMTGSHIDTVRTGGRFDGNLGVLAGLEVCRALDDAGITTRRPLCVAFFTNEEGARFQPDMMGSLVHAGGLNLQEAWAATDGDGKRVGDELERIGYRGAMVPGTIRPHAYVELHIEQGPVLEEAGIAIGAVTGVQGISWTEVIVSGTSAHAGTTPMRLRHDAGYVAGLCTAFARQLTKDMGGAQVATVGVIELRPNLINVIANRARFTLDLRNTDEALLKEAERRAFAFIDAAARAEDCVVERRTLARFEPVEFAADMIDRVERLARAHGRSVMRLPSGAGHDAQMMARLCPTGMIFVPSVKGLSHNVAEFTQPHDIEAGAAILLDLMLELAEA, from the coding sequence ATGACGGCGAGGCCCGCCATCGACGCCCCGCATCTGCAGGTCCGGCTGGCGACGCTGGCCCGGATCGGCGCCATCGACGGCGGCGGCTGCGCCCGCCTGGCATTGAGCGACGAGGACAGGGAAGGTCGCGACCTCGTGGTCTCGTGGATGCGGGCGCAGGGCCTCGCCGTGCACGTCGACGCGATCGGCAATGTGTTCGGCATGCGGGCCGGTCGGCAGGACACGGCACCGGTCATGACCGGCTCGCACATCGATACCGTGCGGACCGGCGGCCGCTTCGACGGCAATCTCGGCGTGCTCGCCGGCCTGGAGGTCTGCCGCGCGCTCGACGATGCCGGCATCACCACGCGCCGGCCGCTCTGCGTCGCCTTCTTCACCAACGAGGAAGGCGCACGCTTCCAGCCCGACATGATGGGCAGCCTGGTCCACGCCGGCGGGCTCAACCTGCAGGAGGCATGGGCGGCGACGGACGGCGACGGCAAGCGCGTCGGCGACGAGCTGGAGCGCATCGGCTATCGCGGCGCCATGGTCCCCGGCACCATCCGCCCGCACGCCTATGTCGAGCTGCATATCGAGCAGGGCCCGGTGCTCGAGGAAGCGGGCATCGCGATCGGCGCGGTGACCGGCGTGCAGGGCATTTCGTGGACCGAGGTCATCGTGTCCGGCACCTCGGCCCATGCCGGCACGACGCCGATGCGCCTGCGCCACGACGCCGGCTACGTCGCCGGCCTCTGCACCGCCTTCGCCCGCCAGCTCACCAAGGACATGGGTGGCGCGCAGGTCGCCACGGTTGGCGTCATCGAGCTGCGGCCCAACCTGATCAACGTCATCGCCAACCGCGCGCGCTTCACCCTCGACCTGCGCAACACCGACGAGGCGCTGCTGAAGGAGGCCGAGCGGCGCGCCTTCGCCTTCATCGACGCGGCTGCCCGCGCCGAGGACTGCGTCGTCGAGCGCCGCACGCTCGCGCGCTTCGAGCCGGTCGAGTTCGCCGCCGACATGATCGACCGCGTCGAGCGCCTGGCGCGCGCGCATGGCCGCAGCGTCATGCGCCTGCCTTCCGGCGCCGGCCATGATGCGCAGATGATGGCGCGCCTGTGCCCGACGGGCATGATCTTCGTGCCCAGCGTGAAAGGGCTGAGCCACAACGTGGCCGAGTTCACCCAGCCGCACGACATCGAGGCCGGCGCCGCCATCCTGCTCGACCTGATGCTGGAATTGGCCGAGGCGTGA
- the cobD gene encoding cobalamin biosynthesis protein CobD: MIAALALALLIDIVVGYPATLLRAIGHPVTWTGALVDTLDRHLNQDAARDATRRACGVLALLVVVGVAVAAGLAIQALAHIAPPLASIIVIAIVASTGIAARSLHEHVRAVAGALDCGGLEAGRRAVAHIVGRDPQALDEAGLCRAAIESLAENHSDGVVAPAFWFALAGLPGIAAYKAINTADSMIGHRTPRHRAFGWAAARLDDLVNLPASRLTALLLIAAAALLPGCDAASAWRAVWRDAAHHRSPNAGWPEAAMAGALGLRLAGPRVYGGTRVEDRWMGDGRAEATSEDIRRALRLFGVAHGLMTGGGVAVAIGAALA, encoded by the coding sequence GTGATCGCCGCCCTGGCGCTGGCGCTGCTGATCGACATCGTCGTCGGGTATCCCGCCACACTGCTGCGCGCCATCGGCCATCCGGTGACGTGGACGGGCGCGCTCGTCGACACGCTCGATCGGCACCTGAACCAGGATGCGGCGCGCGATGCGACGCGTCGTGCCTGCGGGGTGCTGGCGTTGCTGGTCGTCGTGGGCGTCGCCGTCGCGGCGGGTCTTGCAATCCAGGCGCTGGCCCACATCGCACCGCCGCTGGCCTCGATCATCGTCATCGCCATCGTCGCCTCGACCGGCATTGCCGCGCGCAGCCTGCACGAGCACGTCCGCGCCGTCGCCGGCGCGCTCGATTGCGGCGGGCTGGAGGCGGGGCGGCGCGCCGTCGCGCACATTGTCGGCCGCGATCCCCAGGCGCTCGACGAAGCCGGGCTGTGTCGCGCCGCAATCGAGAGCCTGGCCGAGAACCATTCCGACGGCGTTGTCGCGCCCGCCTTCTGGTTCGCGCTCGCCGGGCTGCCGGGCATCGCCGCCTACAAGGCGATCAATACCGCCGATTCGATGATCGGCCATCGCACGCCGCGCCATCGCGCCTTCGGCTGGGCCGCCGCGCGGCTCGACGATCTCGTCAACCTGCCGGCCTCGCGGCTGACCGCCCTGCTGCTGATCGCCGCCGCCGCGCTCCTGCCGGGCTGCGACGCGGCCTCGGCCTGGCGCGCCGTTTGGCGCGATGCGGCGCATCACCGCTCGCCCAACGCGGGCTGGCCGGAGGCGGCGATGGCCGGCGCGCTCGGCCTGCGCCTGGCCGGGCCGCGCGTCTATGGCGGCACACGGGTCGAGGATCGCTGGATGGGCGACGGCCGCGCCGAGGCCACGTCGGAGGACATCCGTCGCGCGCTTCGCCTGTTTGGCGTCGCGCACGGCCTGATGACCGGCGGCGGCGTCGCCGTAGCCATCGGCGCGGCGCTTGCCTAG
- a CDS encoding SRPBCC family protein produces the protein MSRHLTVGAAQMGPIQKSHSRRDVVERLIAHLREARRMGCELVVFPELTLTTFFPRWWMTDQAEIDAYFEREMPGNETAPLFSEARAMGIGFCLGYAELVDEDGRIRRFNTSILVERDGRIVSKYRKVHLPGHAEHEPQREFQHLEKRYFEVGNLGFPVSRAFGGIMGMCICNDRRWPETYRVMGLQGVEMVLLGYNTPIHNPPAPDHDEHSWFHNQLSMQAGAYQNGAWVVGVAKGGTEEGVPSVADSMIIAPSGKVVARANGEGDELIVHRCDLDAGKSYKATTFNFARHRRPEAYTLITERTGAIEPPGTVAFERSHDILIDASPQAVMDYVSNPNSWPQWLPSSHRIDAADRPLAAGETFHERWRTRTGEVQLDWRVTHCEPGRLWMAETDTGFIGRIVARYTFEPVGRGTRYTRTVLNPARPKAPTEDMIRRMDEEAAIGLANIKVNVERRHRGA, from the coding sequence ATGTCACGCCATCTCACCGTCGGCGCCGCCCAGATGGGGCCGATCCAGAAGAGCCACTCGCGCCGCGACGTGGTCGAGCGACTGATCGCGCATTTGCGCGAGGCCAGGCGCATGGGCTGCGAGCTGGTGGTCTTCCCGGAACTGACGCTGACCACGTTCTTCCCTCGCTGGTGGATGACCGATCAGGCCGAGATCGATGCCTATTTCGAGCGCGAGATGCCCGGCAACGAGACGGCGCCGCTGTTCAGCGAGGCCAGGGCGATGGGCATCGGCTTCTGCCTCGGCTATGCCGAGCTCGTCGACGAGGACGGCCGCATCAGGCGGTTCAACACCTCCATTCTGGTCGAGCGCGACGGGCGCATCGTCAGCAAGTACCGCAAGGTGCACCTGCCGGGCCATGCCGAGCACGAGCCGCAGCGCGAATTCCAGCATCTCGAGAAGCGCTATTTCGAAGTCGGCAATCTCGGCTTCCCGGTGAGCCGTGCCTTCGGCGGCATCATGGGCATGTGCATCTGCAACGACCGGCGCTGGCCCGAGACCTACCGCGTCATGGGCCTGCAGGGCGTCGAGATGGTGCTGCTGGGCTACAACACGCCGATCCACAACCCGCCGGCGCCCGATCACGACGAGCACTCGTGGTTCCACAATCAGCTCTCGATGCAGGCCGGCGCCTACCAGAACGGCGCATGGGTGGTGGGCGTCGCCAAGGGTGGCACCGAGGAGGGCGTGCCCAGCGTCGCCGACAGCATGATCATCGCCCCCAGCGGCAAGGTGGTGGCACGCGCCAACGGCGAGGGCGACGAGCTCATCGTGCATCGCTGCGATCTCGACGCCGGCAAGAGCTACAAGGCCACGACCTTCAACTTCGCGCGCCATCGCCGGCCCGAGGCCTACACGCTCATCACCGAGCGCACCGGTGCGATCGAGCCGCCCGGCACCGTGGCCTTCGAGCGCAGCCACGACATCCTGATCGACGCGTCGCCGCAGGCGGTGATGGACTACGTCTCCAATCCCAACTCGTGGCCGCAGTGGCTGCCTTCGTCGCATCGCATCGATGCCGCCGACCGGCCTCTGGCGGCCGGCGAGACCTTCCACGAGCGCTGGCGCACCCGCACCGGCGAGGTGCAGCTCGACTGGCGAGTCACGCACTGCGAGCCGGGCAGGCTGTGGATGGCCGAGACCGACACCGGCTTCATCGGCCGCATCGTCGCGCGCTACACCTTCGAGCCCGTGGGCAGGGGCACGCGCTACACCCGCACCGTGCTCAACCCGGCGCGCCCGAAGGCGCCGACCGAGGACATGATCCGGCGCATGGACGAGGAGGCCGCGATCGGCCTGGCCAACATCAAGGTCAATGTCGAGCGGCGCCACCGCGGCGCGTAG